TAGTTGATGGGAGAATAGGCAATGGAGTCTTAAAATTGAGAACATGAATTGTTTCCCTTATTGAAGGCCTAAGGTTTCGATCAGGGTGAGCGCACCAAAGCCCAACAATCATCAAGCGCTCCATTTGCTGCTCATCAAAATCTCCATTCAGCCTTGGGTCAGCTGCATCAAGTACCTTTCCTATTCCATAGAGCTTCCAAACCCACTCCACCAAGACTACTTGATCTTGAGAGGCATTGGTCTTGATTGGTTTTCTTCCACAAGCAATCTCCAAAGCGACAATTCCAAAACTATAGACATCTGACTCCTTACTAGCATTACCGGTTGTGACACATTCAGGAGCCATGTAGCCCCTGGTGCCTGCCAAAACAGTACTAGTCAGTGACCCTTTCACATGGTCCACAAGCCTAGCTAGCCCAAAATCTCCAAGCTTAGCATTAAAGTTTGAATCAAGCATAATGTTGCTTGATTTTATATCCCTGTGTACCACGCATTGTTCCCACTCCTCGTGCAAGTAAACTAACGCTAACGCCAATCCTTGAGCAACTTTGTACCTCGTTTCCCATATCAATAAgctttcttttgtaaaaagatGTGAATCTAGGCTTCCATTGGGCATGAACTCATAGATGAGTAAGAGTTCTCCTCTCTCATGGCACCAGCCAATGAGTTGCACCAAATTCCTGTGTCTCAATCGACTAATGATTTTAACTTCTGATGCATACTCTTTTATCCCTTGTTTAGACCCTTTTGACACCCTCTTAACAGCAACGAAGGAGTTTGAGTCTTGTAAAAATCCTTTATAAACCTCACCAAATCCACCCTGACCCAGCTTCTCTTCATCATTGAAATTATTCGTGGCACGAGCCAATTCTTTAAATGAGAACCTCTTTGATCCTGTTCCCCTTTCAAATTCATCATCCATGCACCTGTCAAAGGCAAGATCCTCTGCTGTATAACTATTTTTCCTCTTCCACAAGCAAAACAGAATTAAAGCAAACCCACCAACCAAAAAAGACCCGCTAACACCCAACCCAATGGCTAATCCCAACCTGTTGTTTTTCCTTGGTTTGGTTACAATATCTTCCAAAGTTGAACTAAAATTCCATGTGCGAATGCTATGCATTGTAGGATAACCTGCTACTCCGGCTGAGAATCCAAAAGTTACCATGTCGGATAGGTTATGATTTCTAAAATCGATATTATAAGAAAGGGATTGCCATACAGTAGCATTGTTTACGAGACCAGTGAAGAGAACACTCAAATTATGAGAAGTAGAATTATAATTAATCCGAGCTTCATTAATTCTCCCTTCCGTAATAGAAATTTTAGCCCCCTTCCATGAGACATTAGCAACAGATTTGATGGAGTTTATATCAATACCTACATGTTCGGTGCTGTCGGGCGGATCCCATTCCCCTTCAGCATTGTTTGGATAGATGTCAAACTCCACTGCGACAAAAGGGTTGTGCGTCGAGTTAAATAACTCTCCGTCTCTCGCGACACCCAAAGCGCCACCATATGTGTTAGGAGGAATTTTTGAATCATTAGGTGCTAGGAAGAATGTAAGCCCATCTCCATAACGTGTTCCATTTGCATTATCAATTATAAACGAAAAATTGGTGGTGAAATCTGTGAGGTTTCCGGATGCCTTGTCCCACAGGTGCATAGGACGGGAATACGTGGCTCGAGCTACTGCATTCATGGCTGAATGGCTGGTGAGTCGGATGGCTTGGTTGTAAATGACAGCTCCGTCACATCTTAGAGGGGAGTTACCGTTACAAAGATCAGAATCGAAAGCGGTGAAGTTGAAGGATAAAGCACTTGTAAATGGGCGTAGTGGTGAGAACAAACTGGTGAACATTAAtaagagataaaagaggatTAGGAGCTTTGGAAATTGGAGGTGTTTGATTTTGAAGTTGTAGAAAGCCATGATTCGAACTTGGAAGGAAGGTTGGGTTTGatgagaagaaattggagaTTGTAATAAGTAGAGCTAAACAAGTGATTATATAAGCTGTGGTTTGAGTAGGGAGACCGATAGGCTGAAACGGGACTCAATTAAGTCGTAGATTATGTATTCAGTCGGGAGGGAGTGCGCGTGTGAAAATTCTCCAGGACTCGGTCATGATTTGAACTTGGGAGAGAAGTTGGGTCAGAATAATTGCAGATTGTAACATGAAAAGCTAAAATAAAGTGGAAGTACTTAATAAGAGAGAAGCCAACCATTATACGTCTTCAAACTAACACGGTAAACATTAGCGGATTTAATTGGCTTACGGtgctctaaataaaaaaaaaaaacaacagtaTTTAAGctctaattatttttagagttctgaTTTAATttgacttattttctttttttcatgaaactcttgaaattaaatctagatctttaaaacaattacaacatagacgtgtaattttttttacatcacttaaaccaaatttaaatttatctaaagaaaaaaagaaaaaaaagatcttAAATTGTTACTTTTGATACTCCTATATCACATATTCATACATGTTACATACCATATAAAACAGGGTATTGTACGCGAACACAACAATTCATTTTTGTCTGCATAAATTTGCGTTGGTAGGTAGACCTGCATACCCATACCTTTAATTTGATCAATTGGATGTGATAGACATGCATACCCATACCCATAAATTTGCGTTGGTAGGTAGACATGCATACCCATACCTTCAAATTCAATGAAGGATGAAGGAATAGGTGTAGCCTAACTTATCTGGGTCAGTCGTTCCTCTTTATTTCCACGATCAAATGTAGAAACAAGTTGGGATGTGATAGATATAAATTTCCACGATGAAATTCAATGGAAAAAACGTAGAGTTGATTGTTAATTAATGTCAGTTCCTCTTTATTTTGACAACTGACAAGCAATTGTCCGTTTTTTCCAAACCAATGGGCACGCCAAGCTTTGCTTGCGCAAAAGTAgctcatataattaattatattgaaATGTCCAGGTACAGAAATAGTCAAGTCACCCTTGCAGGGTCTTCAGTGGAAAGGACCCACCGGTtctagtgtttttattttatgttgttttgttaGTTCTTACTTCATGTactatgaaagaaaaaaaagtttaccAAACACACGGGAGGGAGTGCGTGATAAACTTCTCCAGGACTCAGTCATGATTTGAACTTTGGAAGGGAGGTTGGATCACAATAATTGCCGATTGTATAAAATAAAGTGGAAAGTGCTCTAAGAGAAAAGCCAACCATTATACGTCTTCAAATTAACACGGTAAACAAATGCTGTTTTAAAGCCCTAAAATGGTGACAGAGTACTAGCTTGTTTAAATAAAATGCACTTAATTgccaatattaattataaaaattaaaaatatacataattaataaataagatCTTTACGTTATGTTCAACAACCCCCAAgactttttaatctttttaaattaaagtaATCCTAGATAGTCTAAGATGTAGGCCATGAGACGagaaataacaaatgaaaaatgctagacgTAGTATGTCTTTAAACTCTCATCTTCGTACACCCTGACGTGGCATTTGTCACGTTAGATTTTCACTACTCCTGAGTCTCCATTTTTCACGGAGTCTGCGACTATTGCAGGCCAGAAATCTCAGAAATGTTGCAAAATTATTTGAATTGCATCAAGCCCAGTTCACTAATgcatttctccaaaaaaaaaaaaaaaaaaaaaaaaaaaaaaaaaaaaaaaaaacgttgttGTTTGTCTCTAATTAGAGGCAGTtggttcaaaaaaataaaaaataaaaaataaaaaaaaattgctgttTAATTGATTAGGTGATATGTACAGGTCAGAACAGGGACACCCGATAGACTGAAACGgtccaagtaaaaaaaaaaaaaaaaaaaaaaagtgaagaattTTCCAATGCCGTCTGTTCGGACTGATCAAAATTATCAAATAGATTAATGTAATATTGAAATTGATAAGAATGGGAAAATTTATTCTAGAGAATCTTCTGCCCATCTTATGAGCcgaagacattttattttacttcGTTGTTGAGATCGAAATGCTATTTTACTTCGgtgctctaaaaaaaaaataacagtatTTATGCTCTAATTATTTCTAGAGTTCagatttgttctctttttttcatgaaacttttgaaattaaatctagatTCTTAAAACAGTTGCAACGCAGACGTTGGATATTTTTCTTTACAGCACCAAAACTAAATCTTAagctatccaaaaaaaaaaaaaaaaatttaaagttgtTACTTTTCACCCTCCTATGTCACATATTCATATATGTTACCTACCATATAAAACAGAGGAGTGTACGTGAAAAcaacaatacatttttttttgtctgttgaaaagaaataaatatttggGTAGGTAGGTAGACATACCTATATCTTTGATCAATTGGAGGCTTTGGAGCAGAGAAAATAATGACTTATCTCTTGGTGCGGTGCACTCTAGCTGACTTGGTGCCTAACCCCGAAATATATGGCTATATCAAAGTGCAAATTCAGAATTACTGCGACAACAACATATATTATACTCTTTTTAAGTTGAAGACCTGGATAGCATATATAATGATATTTTCACTGTCCTTTCCTGTGATTATAGATGTCTGATTATATATAGacgggacaaaaatttcttataagttTGGATGAggaaaagagtaatgttatacacacttttaccttttttttgttcttttcttttttaggtggtttttaaaattactattaaatttggaAGTGTAAATGTAAGCCTATAGATGTATACCTGCCAGATTCTATGCATTTCATTTTGTTGTctccaaataattaaattacccCCTTAATTATTTTGTGTGTAAAATAAGTCGGAGTGAGTGTATCTTAAACCTTAATTGATGTAATGTGTATGAGATAAACATGAGTAATTAATATTGTTAACTTTGTCGTCCATATGAATGTATGAATATTTCCTACAATATATTCCATCGTACTTATGATTTAGTTTTGCAATTTAAGCAAATATTCACGATAATTGCAGATCGATTGTAAcatgaaaaactaaaataaagtgGAAGTACTTAATAAGAGAGAAGCCAACCATTATACGTCTTCAAACTAACACTGTAAACATTAGAGGATTTAATTGGCTTACGGtgctcttaagaaaaaaaaaaaaaaacaacaacagtATTTATGCtccaattatttttagagttctgatttaatttgactttttttttttcatgaaaatctTGAAAATTTAGGAATAACTTTTGAGGCAAAAATTTAGAAAGTAGAGCATTTCCTATAATTGAGAGTGTTACAAAAACACCCCCGACACACTCATTACACACCCACCTTCTTATATAGGTGGAAACCATCATTATATGAGCCCCACCTCATATGAGAGGGTAAATGTGTAATAGATGTGTCGTGTGTGGGGAGTATTTCTTTAAGTTTTCCCCATATAATTATATTGAAATGTCCAGGTACAGAAATAGTCTAGTCACCCTCGCAGGGTCTTCAGTAGAAGGGATCCAccagttttagtgtttttattttacgtTGTTTTGTTAGTTCTTACTTTacgtacttatatatataaataaaaaaaaggaaaggaaaacatatgaaaaaaaaaccttgaattattagtcatttttaaaataatcttaTAAGGTGATTAGTGTACTAAAATGATCCATCAAATTGTTAATATGTGCTAaaattaccaattttttttttttattatatttctgtAACACCCTTACTCTTAAAAAGAATTATTCATGCTGCAGTCAAATTTGGTGTAccattcaaaaattattttcaacaatTTGATCAATTGGATGTGATAGATATAAATTTCCACGATCAAATTCAAGTTGGGATGTGACAACTGACAATCAACTCTCCGTTTTTTCCAAACCAACCAGCACGCCAAGCTTTGCTTGCGCAAAAGTCGTTCATATAATTAATCATATTGAAATGACAGAAATATCCAGCCTGTGCAGGTGCAGAAATCGCCAAGTCTAATCTCTTGCTGGGTCTTTAGCTTCCTCTCTCTTAGTCTAGGCAGTTTTATTGTTGAAGGCGACTCGCATATCCTTATCTTAGTTCTTCAACATCCgagtatttcaaaatattagaGAATTGCATCTCTCATTACCGACTTTATTGGCTCTATCCGAGTATGTCACATATTCatacgttttttttaaaaaaaaataaaaataaaaataaaaaatagagtagTGCACGTGAAAACAACAATACATTTTTGAGTGCagaaaagaaatacatatttGCGTAAGTAGGTAAACATACCTATACCTTTGATCAATTGGATGTGATAGACATAAATGTAGAAACAAGTTGGGATGTGATAGATATAAAATTTCACGATCAAATTCAATGGAAAAAACGTAGAATTGATTGTCAGTTAATGTCAGTTCCTCTTTATTTTGACAACTGACAATgaactctttgttttttttcaaaccagCAAGCACGGCAAGCTTTAATTTGCTTGCGCAAAAGTAGTTCATATAATTAATCATATTGAAATGTCCAGGTACAGAAATTGCCAAGTCTAATCCCATGCAGGGTCTTTAATTAGCTTCCTCTCTCTAAGTCTAGGCAGTTTTATTAATGTTGAAGGCGACTCGCAGATCCTTATCTTAGCTCTTCAATATCCGAGTATTTCACCCGATTGGAGAATTGCATCCCTCATTATCGACTTTATCGGCTCTATCCAAGCTAGAAAGAGATTATATATAAGCAGGTTTGAATAGGGAAACCGATTGGCCGAAACGGGGCTCAAGTCGTAGATTATGTATTCAGTCGGGCGGGAGTGCTTGCGAGAAAATTCTGCAGGACTTGGTCATGTGATTTGAATTAAACATGGAAGGGAGGTGGGGTCAGAATAATTGCAGATTGTAACATGAAAGGCTAAAATAAAGTGGAACTACAATGAGAGAAAAGCCAACCATTTAATAGCGATTTGACTTAGTTActctaaaaaaattacagtatttatgctaaaattattttaaggccaaggttcagatttaatttattttctttctttttcatagaatcattgaaattaaatttagaccTTTAACACAACTACAATATAGATCGaggctgtaatttttttaacggcACAGCCAAATCCAAAGctatcaaagaaaataaaaaatcttaaattgtTACTTTTGACAGTCCTGTGAATATATGTTACCTATCATATGAAAGAGAGTAATGTGATTGTGTGAAAACAACACCCATTTTTTGACTgctgaaaagaaataaatatttgcGTAGGTAGGTAGGTAGACATGCATACAGATACTTATACCTTTGATCAATTGGATtggatatatataaatgtagaaACAAGTTGGGATGTGATAGATtcataatattattcatatttgaaatattcaatacccaaaTGTACCAATAAATTTCCACGATCAAATTCAATGGAACATGAAGTTTTGACGTGTAGCCAAAATTTCCACAATCAAATTAGGTGTAGCCAACTAATCTGTGTCAGATTTTGACAACTGACAAGCAACTCTACgtttttttccaaaccaacGAGCACGCCAAGCTTGGCGTGCGCAAAAGTAGTTCATATGATCATATTGAAATTGTCAAGCCCACCCTTGTAGGGCCTTCAGTGGAAAGGATCCACCGGTGGATTTTGagttgaatcattactctactCAGATTTtacttgcgattttaaatattaaattgtaattttaaaaattaaattacaattttatcaaacacgtaattttttttctaaatcaagatttcaaatatcacattttcaatttattttttgtt
The sequence above is drawn from the Alnus glutinosa chromosome 11, dhAlnGlut1.1, whole genome shotgun sequence genome and encodes:
- the LOC133882336 gene encoding L-type lectin-domain containing receptor kinase IX.1-like, with amino-acid sequence MAFYNFKIKHLQFPKLLILFYLLLMFTSLFSPLRPFTSALSFNFTAFDSDLCNGNSPLRCDGAVIYNQAIRLTSHSAMNAVARATYSRPMHLWDKASGNLTDFTTNFSFIIDNANGTRYGDGLTFFLAPNDSKIPPNTYGGALGVARDGELFNSTHNPFVAVEFDIYPNNAEGEWDPPDSTEHVGIDINSIKSVANVSWKGAKISITEGRINEARINYNSTSHNLSVLFTGLVNNATVWQSLSYNIDFRNHNLSDMVTFGFSAGVAGYPTMHSIRTWNFSSTLEDIVTKPRKNNRLGLAIGLGVSGSFLVGGFALILFCLWKRKNSYTAEDLAFDRCMDDEFERGTGSKRFSFKELARATNNFNDEEKLGQGGFGEVYKGFLQDSNSFVAVKRVSKGSKQGIKEYASEVKIISRLRHRNLVQLIGWCHERGELLLIYEFMPNGSLDSHLFTKESLLIWETRYKVAQGLALALVYLHEEWEQCVVHRDIKSSNIMLDSNFNAKLGDFGLARLVDHVKGSLTSTVLAGTRGYMAPECVTTGNASKESDVYSFGIVALEIACGRKPIKTNASQDQVVLVEWVWKLYGIGKVLDAADPRLNGDFDEQQMERLMIVGLWCAHPDRNLRPSIRETIHVLNFKTPLPILPSTMPGPTHPAPLVNKHAMSLSIASVSTNYVEGR